The Candidatus Neomarinimicrobiota bacterium genome segment GAGCGCCATCGGATCATCTCGCACCCTGACGCACATGGATTTCTCCGGCAAGGCTATCCTGATCTTCCTCACGTCAATACGACCATCAGAATTCCCCACGACGGCGAGGTTGAGGCAAGCGTCTTATCCGTAGGGTTCGACGATTTCCGTCTCGGTCCGGTAGCGCCTTCGAAAGGGAGCATCACCAGAAGCAAGTCGTTGCAACAGATTCCGTATCGCTTTGATCCCTTCTATGAGACGGATGAGTGGTTTCCCTCCGAAAATATCACCCTCGGCAAACCGTTCATTCTGAGGGGTGCAAGAGGCGTCAATGTCCAGTTTCAGCCGTTTCAGTACAACCCCGGAACAGGCATTCTGAGGGTAGCCAAGTCGCTGGTAGTCGAAATTCGTTCAGATGGTGGGGTCGCCGCAGGAGGGGGTCAGCCTCACCGCAAGAGCGAATTCGACGCTATCTACCGCGATCTGTTCCTGAACTACGTTACTGATGAATCTTCATCGCTTGGGCAGATCGATGAGCCGGGAGAGCTGGTCATCATCGCACACGACAGTTTTGTGGATGCCGTTGCGCCGCTGGCACAATGGAAGATCCAGAAGGGAATCCCCACCACGGTGGTTGTGCTGAGTGAAATCGGTTCTTCCAGCGAAGATATTAAAGTGTATTTGCGGACAAAGTACGAGACACGGGAGTTGACCTATGTCATCCTGGTGGGAGATGCATCTGAGATACCCGTCATGTGGGGTACGACCGACGCGGCTTCTGACCCCAGCTACGTCATGCTCGAGGGCGACGATTTTTATCCCGATGCTTTCATTTCCAGGATTTCCGCCAGTTCGGTGGAACATGTTGAGGCGCAAGTAAACAAGATTCTTGCTTACGAGAAAACGCCCACAGGCGGGGAGTGGTATCACAAGGGGTTAGGGATCGCCAGCAACGAGGGTTATGATATTCCGCCGAACTACATGCGGGACTGGGAACGGGCCGAAATTCTGCGAGAGATACTTCTCGGCTATACTTATGAGCAGGTGGATCAGGTCTACGATCCCGGCGCCTCGCGGTCAGAAGTTACGGGTACTCTCAATGACGGCAGATCCATCGTGAACTATATCGGCCACGGCTCAGGCACGAACTGGGCGACGACAGGATTCGGCAACTCCGATGCACTGCGATTAGAGAACGGCGAAAGATTACCGTTCATCATCGACATTTCCAGTCTCAACGGTCAGTGGCACGGCAAGACCTGCCTGGCGGAGGCGTTCTTGCGCAATCCTGGTGGAGGCGCCGTGGGGATGTTCTCTTCATCGGTGAGTCCTTCGTGGGTGCCGCCTACAGTGATGCAGAAGCGTCTGATTAAACTGCTTGTGGCAGAGGAAAAACTGACTCTCGGTGCACTTACACTATCCGGTTCGCTGCGCGCACTGGAGGCGTATCAGGGCGGACGTGAGGGAGTAGCCGTGGTCGAAGAATACAATCTCTTCGGCGACTGCACTCTGCCTGTCAGGACGGCGACGCCGACCAGGCTTGAAGTCTCCCATCCCAGCATAATCACACCGGGATCGACCACCTTCTCTGTCGCCACATCGGTTGCTGACGCCCTTGTATCTCTCTCTATGGGCGGGGTCATCTTCGGCACCGGCGTCACCGATGAATCGGGCATTGCTGTGTTGGACTTCCACCGCGATCCTGATCAAGTGGACGCCATGATCCTCACTGTCACAGCAAGGAACACTGTTCCGTACGTCAGAACCATCGCCGTGATGGAGCCGATACGACCGCACATCACGCTCAGCTCGTATGAGATTGATGACAGCGACGGCAACGGAGACGGCTCGACAGACTACGGCGAAACTGTCCGTCTCAGTCTTGAGTTGAGGAACAGCGGTCGGCTCGCTGCCGAAAATGTGACAGCGGTCGTTTCTACGGATGATCCCTTTATTAGCGTAGAGGCAGATTCTCTCAGGTTTGGTGATATACCGCCGCAAGCCAGCAGACTGAGTGATGACGTCATTGTCTTCCACGTTTCACCGCTGACCCCCGACGCCCATGCCATTCTATTCTCGATCCATGCGCGAGCGAATAAGAGCGCGGGATCAGAGATGAGTTGGTCGGATAATATTGCTGTTGCCGTTGGAGCTCCGGAGCTGAGCTACGCGGGATACTCTCTTGTGAGGTTAGATTCGTTGCTCAATCTTGAAATCGGCAGAACGGAAGCCATTGTAGTTTCTATTGTGAACGATGGATCGGAGGGGGTAGAGGAGATTGAGCTGCACCTCAGTTCGGAGTCGAAGCATATCTCTATCGTGGACGGAGTGGCGATCATGACGGCAGTCCCGGCTGGCGCTCGAATGTCGAGCGCTGATGACCCATTTATCATCTCATCAGATGAGACAATGCCCCTCGGTTCGGAAGTAGAGTTCACCTTGGAGATGTCGACATCGGACGGCTACGCGGCGTCAAGCGAATTCAAAATTGCGGCGGGAGACAATATTATTTCCAGCAAAGATGTGCCCAAGAACTTCGGCGTTAGCAGCGCTGAGTCCGTCCTCAGCATAGAAGAGTGGGTCTTCTTAGCTGACCTGGACGTGATGGTAAATATTACTCATTCGTGGGTGGAGGACGTTGCCCTGAAGCTAGAGTCGCCTTCGGGCACTGTCATCGATCTCATCAAAGGCGTGAGCGTGAGCGGCGGCGGTTTTGAGGAGACGGTCTTTGACGATGATGCCCCCGTCTCAATTGTAGAAGCGTCGGCCCCTTTCAGCGGTTCTTTCCGGCCCGAGGCGCCTCTGTCAACCTTCAATGGTGAGCTGGCACTGGGCGAGTGGAAGCTGCATGTTTTAGATAAATTTCCGCAGTTGGACAATGGCACCTTGAACGAATGGGCTCTAATCGTCAAGGGAGCCGAACCACCCTGCCGCTCAGGCGACGTCTCGGCGGACGGCGACCTCGATATGCTGGACGTGAGCTACATAATTAGTCTTGTTGTGGGGATTCCCGAAAGTCCCAGTGACCAGCAACTGTGCGCGGCAGATTATAATCACAATGGAGAGGTTTCCATTGCCGATGCCGTTCAGCTGTTGAACGATATACTGGGCGTCAGTCTGCCGCGGCAAGTCGCCGCCGCGGGCGTTGCTCTAGAAGTGCGGGAGAAGAGTGTCGTCTTGCATCCCACTGGCGCCGTAGGGGGTGTTGAATTCACGGTAGTGTCAGAGAGTGCGGTGTCAGCGGTGAACCATGAGAGTGTTTCTGTTCAACTGAACTGTGTCGGCAAGCGGACACGGGTTGCGGTCTATAGCGAAGATGCCCGTCCCCTGTCTGAGGCAGATTTGCTCACTGTGGCGGGCCAGTTCTCCATCAAGGATCTGCGTGCGGTGGACAGGTCCGGCAATGAAATCACTGCTGACATCGTGAACATTCCTTCTCACTTTGTCTTGCACAATCCCTATCCCAACCCCTTTAACCCCACCACCACTATCCGGTACGATCTCCCCGAAGCAGGGCGAGTATCTCTGATCATCTATGATATCCTCGGGCGTAAAGTGGCAGTAGCAGTGGACAGTTGGCAGGAGGCAGGAGCACACGAGGTGGTGTGGTCAGCGGCGGATATTCCTTCGGGGATTTATTTTGTGAGGATGGCGAGCGGCGCTTTCAGTCGGGTGAGGAAGGTGGTGGTGTTGAGGTGAGGTTCAGAGGGAAGGGGTTGGGCGATATTGTATTCCGCTGTGGGTGCCATACTACCAGCACTGATTTTGCAGAAGTCGGAAACTTTTATCGCGTTTATACATTGAAGCGATAGATTGATTGGAGGTATCATGAAAAGAGTATTATCAGTTTTCTTGATTGTATTAATTGGTGTGACCGCTGGGGCGGGTCAATCTCGATCGGCAAAACAGTTCAGCGACACCTTTGCACAGGTTGTGGAAAAAGTGAATCCGGCGGTGGTCACTATTACCAGTGAGAAGATCATAAAGTGGGAAGACCGGCGCTTTCGGCATCCGTTTGAAGAATATTTTGGCGAAGATTTCTTTAAGGACTACTTCGATTTGCCTGAAGGAGAAAGCCGAAACAGAGTTCTCGGGTCTGGCGTTATTGTGGATGCAGGCAAAGGATACATTCTTACCAATAACCATGTGGTTGAAGGTGCTGACGAGATTAATATCTTGCTGATTGATGAGCGCGAATTCAGCGCCGAAGTCATCGGGACAGATCCCCAGAGTGATGTAGCGGTTCTAAAGATTGACACCAATGATCTTGTGCAAGCAGAGATGGGTGATTCGGACGAACTTCGGGTAGGCGAATGGATCCTGGCTATCGGCAGCCCCTTTTCACGCAATCTCAGTCATACCGTTACAGCGGGAATCGTCAGTGCCAAAGGGCGTAGTCGCGTGCTGGGCGGTATCGACTATCAGGATTTCATCCAGACCGACGCCGCCATCAATCCCGGCAACAGCGGCGGTGCGTTAGTTAATCTGGATGGTGAACTCGTCGGCATCAATACTGCAATTGCTACTGGAGGTTTCTCTCGCGGCAATGTCGGCGTTGGATTCGCCATCCCCATCAATCTTGCCAAGAACATTATGGATGATCTCGTGGCGGAAGGTCGCGTCATCCGCTCATGGCTCGGTGTTTTTATTCAAGATGTGGACGACGGGATAGCAAAAGCATTTGAACTCTCTGATCGCCAGGGCGCTGTAGTGACTGAGGTCGTTGAGGACAGTCCCGCTGATGAGGCCGGAATTAAAGTCAAGGATGTTATTGTTATAGTTGACGGCACTAAGATCAGGGACT includes the following:
- a CDS encoding C25 family cysteine peptidase, producing ERHRIISHPDAHGFLRQGYPDLPHVNTTIRIPHDGEVEASVLSVGFDDFRLGPVAPSKGSITRSKSLQQIPYRFDPFYETDEWFPSENITLGKPFILRGARGVNVQFQPFQYNPGTGILRVAKSLVVEIRSDGGVAAGGGQPHRKSEFDAIYRDLFLNYVTDESSSLGQIDEPGELVIIAHDSFVDAVAPLAQWKIQKGIPTTVVVLSEIGSSSEDIKVYLRTKYETRELTYVILVGDASEIPVMWGTTDAASDPSYVMLEGDDFYPDAFISRISASSVEHVEAQVNKILAYEKTPTGGEWYHKGLGIASNEGYDIPPNYMRDWERAEILREILLGYTYEQVDQVYDPGASRSEVTGTLNDGRSIVNYIGHGSGTNWATTGFGNSDALRLENGERLPFIIDISSLNGQWHGKTCLAEAFLRNPGGGAVGMFSSSVSPSWVPPTVMQKRLIKLLVAEEKLTLGALTLSGSLRALEAYQGGREGVAVVEEYNLFGDCTLPVRTATPTRLEVSHPSIITPGSTTFSVATSVADALVSLSMGGVIFGTGVTDESGIAVLDFHRDPDQVDAMILTVTARNTVPYVRTIAVMEPIRPHITLSSYEIDDSDGNGDGSTDYGETVRLSLELRNSGRLAAENVTAVVSTDDPFISVEADSLRFGDIPPQASRLSDDVIVFHVSPLTPDAHAILFSIHARANKSAGSEMSWSDNIAVAVGAPELSYAGYSLVRLDSLLNLEIGRTEAIVVSIVNDGSEGVEEIELHLSSESKHISIVDGVAIMTAVPAGARMSSADDPFIISSDETMPLGSEVEFTLEMSTSDGYAASSEFKIAAGDNIISSKDVPKNFGVSSAESVLSIEEWVFLADLDVMVNITHSWVEDVALKLESPSGTVIDLIKGVSVSGGGFEETVFDDDAPVSIVEASAPFSGSFRPEAPLSTFNGELALGEWKLHVLDKFPQLDNGTLNEWALIVKGAEPPCRSGDVSADGDLDMLDVSYIISLVVGIPESPSDQQLCAADYNHNGEVSIADAVQLLNDILGVSLPRQVAAAGVALEVREKSVVLHPTGAVGGVEFTVVSESAVSAVNHESVSVQLNCVGKRTRVAVYSEDARPLSEADLLTVAGQFSIKDLRAVDRSGNEITADIVNIPSHFVLHNPYPNPFNPTTTIRYDLPEAGRVSLIIYDILGRKVAVAVDSWQEAGAHEVVWSAADIPSGIYFVRMASGAFSRVRKVVVLR
- a CDS encoding Do family serine endopeptidase, whose protein sequence is MKRVLSVFLIVLIGVTAGAGQSRSAKQFSDTFAQVVEKVNPAVVTITSEKIIKWEDRRFRHPFEEYFGEDFFKDYFDLPEGESRNRVLGSGVIVDAGKGYILTNNHVVEGADEINILLIDEREFSAEVIGTDPQSDVAVLKIDTNDLVQAEMGDSDELRVGEWILAIGSPFSRNLSHTVTAGIVSAKGRSRVLGGIDYQDFIQTDAAINPGNSGGALVNLDGELVGINTAIATGGFSRGNVGVGFAIPINLAKNIMDDLVAEGRVIRSWLGVFIQDVDDGIAKAFELSDRQGAVVTEVVEDSPADEAGIKVKDVIVIVDGTKIRDSSHLKNVISSSSPGTRSEVEVIRRKRQRTIRVDLAELPQEGAVFASRESATPQLGMDVQDVSEALARRFQLDEDESGAVVVEVLPNSVAARAGIQRGDLIKRVGDEEVDSARDFRKAVSDVEKGAILFLVKRRGGSLFIPVENM